A single genomic interval of Alcaligenes sp. SDU_A2 harbors:
- the nusB gene encoding transcription antitermination factor NusB yields MTTTRTKTTRTKILTTTNKVAAAKANGRSARRRSREFALQGVYSWLLRGADGLQEAVSIDAHIRGDEEFGEADAAWFKTLLFGVMREAPVLRERFLPYVDRPLEELSPIEHGILLIGSYELIHHVEVPYRVAINEAVELAKSFGGTDGFKFVNGVLDKLAADVRAPEVAKQARR; encoded by the coding sequence ATGACGACGACGAGGACGAAGACTACGAGGACGAAGATCTTGACGACGACAAATAAAGTCGCGGCCGCCAAGGCCAATGGACGCTCCGCGCGACGCCGTTCGCGCGAATTTGCCCTGCAGGGCGTGTATTCCTGGCTGTTGCGCGGTGCCGACGGCCTGCAGGAAGCGGTCTCGATCGACGCGCACATTCGCGGCGACGAAGAGTTCGGCGAAGCCGATGCGGCCTGGTTCAAGACGCTGCTGTTCGGCGTCATGCGCGAGGCACCGGTGTTGCGCGAACGGTTCTTGCCGTATGTGGACCGGCCTCTGGAGGAACTCTCGCCCATCGAGCACGGCATCTTGCTGATCGGCAGTTACGAGCTTATCCATCATGTGGAAGTGCCGTACCGGGTCGCCATCAACGAAGCGGTGGAACTGGCCAAGTCGTTTGGCGGTACCGACGGCTTCAAGTTCGTTAACGGCGTGCTGGACAAGCTGGCCGCCGACGTACGCGCGCCCGAAGTCGCCAAGCAGGCCCGTCGCTAA
- the ribH gene encoding 6,7-dimethyl-8-ribityllumazine synthase, with product MNPYIVTPDLNGEGLHIGIVRARFNESIGLTELEACLQELEALGVDERDVTVLSVPGALELGITLAQMAETGEFDALIALGAVIRGDTYHFEVVSNESAAAITRVSLATGIPVANGVLTTNTDEQAEVRAAEKGRDCARTAVELGNLIAVLEPELDDDDEDEDYEDEDLDDDK from the coding sequence ATGAATCCTTACATCGTCACCCCGGACCTGAATGGGGAAGGACTGCACATCGGTATCGTGCGCGCGCGTTTCAACGAGTCCATCGGCCTGACCGAACTGGAAGCCTGCCTGCAAGAGCTTGAAGCTTTGGGCGTGGATGAGCGCGACGTGACCGTGCTATCCGTACCCGGCGCTTTGGAGCTGGGCATTACGCTGGCCCAGATGGCCGAAACCGGCGAATTTGACGCGCTGATCGCGCTGGGGGCCGTCATCCGCGGCGATACCTATCATTTTGAAGTGGTCAGCAACGAAAGCGCCGCCGCCATTACGCGAGTGTCGCTGGCAACCGGTATTCCGGTAGCCAATGGCGTGCTCACCACTAATACCGACGAACAGGCCGAGGTCCGCGCTGCCGAGAAGGGCCGCGATTGCGCCCGTACGGCCGTGGAGCTGGGCAACCTTATCGCTGTGCTCGAGCCCGAGCTCGATGACGACGACGAGGACGAAGACTACGAGGACGAAGATCTTGACGACGACAAATAA